The following are encoded in a window of Colletotrichum lupini chromosome 3, complete sequence genomic DNA:
- a CDS encoding methyltransferase domain-containing protein, with product MSGSISEVEAQPVQPTAASTADAPSTSADIEVNNEVIVIRNDASTMDDRMSSYTASLSSSMVDYPTEYGRTYHAFRAGSYNSPNDEAPGPVVGCFYVTPMLVNETDNVIVGATEMGDFFPNAEVTGIDLSPIQPSWVPPNVKFEVDDVESP from the exons ATGTCCGGCTCAATTAGTGAGGTCGAGGCACAACCCGTCCAGCCAACCGCGGCATCTACGGCAGACGCCCCATCAACATCAGCCGACATCGAAGTTAACAACGAAGTAATAGTGATTAGG AACGATGCCTCGACCATGGATGATCGCAT GTCTTCTTATACTGCCTCTCTGTCTTCATCAATGGTGGACTATCCGACTGAATATGGTCGAACGTATCACGCGTTTCGAGCTGGCT CCTATAATTCTCCAAATGACGAG GCACCGGGACCGGTAGTTGGATGCTTCTATGTGACCCCAATGCTCGTGAACGAGACTGATAATGTCATTGTAGGGGCAACCGAGATGGGAGATTTCTTCCCTAATGCCGAGGTAACCGGAATTGATTTGAGTCCCATTCAGCCGTCTTGGGTACCTCCAAACGTCAAGTTCGAGGTCGACGACGTCGAAAGCCCCTAG